A genomic region of Anopheles coustani chromosome 3, idAnoCousDA_361_x.2, whole genome shotgun sequence contains the following coding sequences:
- the LOC131260990 gene encoding leucine-rich repeat-containing G-protein coupled receptor 4-like codes for MEDDVKCVCHPTSCLILLPTNDALKNTESSCPMKTNGITRLVIVFFNDNKLTAETFDSFPKLTALDINQGKLSNIEPGAFEKTPNLTNLNIRYNNISTLEDNTFRGLNALEILCIVSGKLTTISPKAFNGLKNLSHLTLTANQLTQLPDNLFASSPSLTMINLAHNLLSTVLPAGIFNNIIELAQLDLSHNQLTAFKFPSLKASHVLLHNNSLTTLYLNDHFTLVEADHNRISKLSGTGAKLYTLQLTGNNLTDASPISRMINLTKLTLSNNPLQPNSVFNSLRRLEELLLSHTNITITNETFANMAELKLLDLSYNNLKELDFSMFSDLIELQTLIVAFNNIDKINFLEQREYLPNLQVLEICGNGWNATYLSHVLEYLKIYKLKADMYGHLKDTFMELCANGEQAPKKAQEDDSDSSMEGLPSIPLEQQFAEFYPSSTTTTTAKPIPSSTVSTTTPKRTTSKMTTTSTTGLPKPSAEPSVRLATDTMVPVVAPLSAANEQSAEVGSSSFYVTFQVTGYMFAVFGVVALGVVAYYMHQRRLDVRRISLMDGVDSVRLI; via the coding sequence ATGGAAGATGACGTAAAGTGCGTATGCCATCCGACGAGCTGCCTTATACTATTACCCACCAACGATGCGCTGAAAAACACAGAATCAAGTTGTCCGATGAAGACAAATGGAATAACCCGTCTGGTGATCGTGTTCTTCAACGATAATAAGCTAACAGCTGAAACTTTCGATTCCTTCCCGAAACTGACCGCTCTGGATATCAACCAAGGAAAGTTGAGCAACATTGAACCGGGAGCGTTCGAGAAAACACCTAATCTAACGAATCTCAACATCCGCTATAACAACATAAGCACACTGGAGGACAATACCTTCCGCGGGCTGAACGCGCTGGAGATCCTGTGCATCGTCTCCGGCAAACTCACTACCATCAGCCCGAAGGCATTTAATGGTCTGAAGAACCTTTCCCATCTCACATTGACGGCCAACCAACTCACACAACTACCGGACAATCTGTTCGCATCCTCTCCATCGCTTACAATGATTAACTTGGCACACAACCTGCTAAGCACCGTTCTACCAGCTGgcattttcaacaatatcatTGAACTGGCCCAACTCGACCTGTCTCACAACCAGTTGACTGCGTTCAAATTTCCTTCTCTAAAGGCGTCACACGTGTTGCTGCACAACAACTCGCTGACTACCCTGTATTTGAACGATCATTTCACTCTGGTGGAGGCCGACCATAACCGTATTAGCAAACTTTCCGGAACGGGTGCGAAGCTGTACACTCTGCAGCTAACTGGAAATAATCTCACTGACGCTAGTCCCATCTCGCGAATGATCAACCTGACCAAGCTCACCCTAAGCAACAACCCACTACAGCCCAACAGTGTGTTCAACAGCCTGCGAAGATTGGAAGAGCTACTCCTAAGCCACACCAACATTACGATCACCAATGAAACGTTCGCCAACATGGCCGAGCTGAAGTTGCTGGATCTTTCGTACAACAACCTCAAAGAGCTCGATTTCAGCATGTTCTCAGACCTCATTGAGCTACAAACGCTAATCGTGGCGTTCAATAACATAGACAAGATCAACTTCCTCGAACAGCGCGAGTATCTGCCGAATCTACAAGTTCTGGAGATTTGTGGAAACGGTTGGAACGCTACCTACCTGAGTCATGTGCTAGAGTACTTGAAAATATACAAGCTTAAGGCCGATATGTACGGACACTTAAAGGACACATTCATGGAACTGTGCGCCAACGGGGAGCAAGCTCCTAAGAAGGCACAGGAGGACGACTCCGACTCCTCGATGGAGGGCCTTCCTTCGATACCTTTGGAGCAACAGTTCGCTGAATTTTATCCTTCATCTACCACAACTACTACGGCCAAGCCTATTCCTTCTTCTACCGTTAGCACAACCACGCCCAAGAGGACCACGTCTAAGATGACGACGACTTCTACGACCGGTCTACCGAAGCCATCGGCCGAGCCTTCCGTTCGACTTGCAACAGACACCATGGTCCCAGTAGTGGCCCCGTTGTCCGCAGCCAACGAGCAGTCCGCAGAAGTCGGATCTTCTTCCTTCTATGTGACGTTCCAAGTGACAGGGTACATGTTTGCAGTGTTTGGAGTCGTTGCTCTTGGCGTAGTGGCATACTATATGCACCAGCGACGTTTGGACGTTCGTCGGATTTCTTTAATGGATGGAGTTGATTCTGTTCGCCTGATCTAG
- the LOC131260993 gene encoding leucine-rich repeat-containing protein 15-like: MADAALCMCHPTSCLIINPTNDALENAESSCPMEKNDINDLMIVRFNDYTLTAGSFGSFPNLTALEIYQGTLSNIEPGAFEKTPNLTKVIIRNNKINTLQDDTFRGLDALEILFIISSELTTIGPNAFNGLKNLTHLTLMGNQLTQLPENLFASSPALKAINLAHNLISNVLPAGIFNNIIELARLDLSHNQLTAFEFPSLKASHVLLHNNSLTTLYLNDHFTLVQAEHNRISKLSGTSAKLHTLHLTENNLIDASPISRMINLTKLTLSNNPLQPNSVFNSLRRLEQLLLSHTNIKITNETFANMAELKLLDLSYNNLKELDFSMFSGLVELQTLIVAFNNIDKINFLEQREYLPKLRVLEICGNGWNATYLSHVLEYMKMYKLKADMHGFSHTMLFRDTFMELCANGEQAPKEVHYDDYDSSMESLPSVSFEQQFAEFYPSSTTTSTAKPTASSTVSTTTPKRTTSKMTTTSTTGLPKPSAEPSVRLATDTMVPVVAPSSGTNEQPAEVGSSSLYVTFQVIVYTFAVFGVVALGVVAYYMHQRRLDVRRISSMDGVDSVRLV, translated from the coding sequence ATGGCAGATGCCGCTCTGTGCATGTGCCATCCGACGAGCTGCCTTATAATTAATCCCACGAACGATGCGCTGGAAAACGCCGAATCAAGTTGTCCGATGGAGAAAAACGACATAAATGATCTGATGATCGTACGCTTCAACGACTACACGCTGACAGCTGGATCTTTCGGTTCTTTCCCGAACCTGACCGCTCTGGAAATATACCAAGGAACTTTGAGCAACATTGAACCGGGAGCGTTCGAGAAAACACCTAATCTAACGAAAGTTATCATCCGCAATAACAAGATCAACACGCTGCAGGACGATACTTTCCGCGGACTGGACGCACTAGAGATCCTGTTCATTATCTCAAGCGAGCTCACTACCATCGGCCCGAACGCATTTAATGGCCTGAAGAACCTTACCCATCTCACCTTAATGGGCAACCAACTCACACAACTGCCGGAAAATCTGTTCGCATCCTCTCCTGCGCTCAAAGCGATTAACTTGGCACACAACCTCATAAGCAACGTTTTGCCAGCTGgtattttcaacaatatcatTGAACTGGCCCGACTCGACCTGTCTCACAACCAGTTGACTGCGTTCGAATTTCCTTCTCTAAAGGCGTCACACGTGTTGTTGCACAACAACTCGCTGACTACCCTGTATTTGAACGATCATTTCACGCTGGTGCAGGCCGAACATAACCGTATCAGCAAGCTATCTGGGACGAGTGCGAAATTGCACACTCTGCATCTCACTGAAAATAATCTCATTGACGCTAGTCCCATCTCGCGAATGATCAACCTGACCAAGCTCACCCTGAGCAACAATCCACTACAGCCCAACAGTGTGTTCAACAGCCTGCGAAGATTGGAACAGCTACTCCTAAGCCACACCAACATCAAGATCACCAATGAAACGTTCGCCAACATGGCCGAGCTGAAGCTGCTGGATCTTTCGTACAACAACCTCAAAGAGCTTGATTTCAGCATGTTCTCAGGCCTCGTCGAGCTACAAACGCTCATCGTGGCGTTCAATAACATAGACAAGATCAACTTCCTCGAACAGCGCGAGTACCTGCCGAAACTGCGCGTTCTGGAGATTTGTGGAAACGGTTGGAACGCTACCTACCTGAGTCATGTGCTAGAGTACATGAAAATGTACAAGCTAAAGGCCGATATGCACGGATTCTCACACACAATGCTCTTCAGGGACACATTCATGGAACTGTGCGCCAACGGGGAGCAGGCTCCTAAGGAGGTACATTACGACGACTACGATTCCTCTATGGAGAGCCTTCCGTCGGTATCTTTCGAGCAACAGTTCGCTGAATTTTATCCTTCATCTACCACAACTTCTACGGCAAAGCCTACTGCTTCTTCTACCGTTAGCACAACCACGCCCAAGAGGACCACGTCTAAGATGACGACGACTTCTACGACCGGTCTACCGAAGCCATCGGCCGAGCCTTCCGTTCGACTTGCCACAGACACCATGGTCCCAGTAGTGGCCCCGTCGTCCGGAACCAACGAGCAGCCCGCAGAAGTCGGATCTTCTTCCTTGTATGTGACGTTCCAGGTGATAGTGTACACATTTGCAGTGTTTGGAGTCGTTGCCCTTGGCGTAGTGGCATACTATATGCACCAGCGACGCTTGGACGTTCGTCGGATTTCTTCAATGGATGGAGTTGATTCTGTTCGCCTTGTCTAG